A part of Paraburkholderia largidicola genomic DNA contains:
- a CDS encoding HlyD family secretion protein has protein sequence MSDTPESSKAAPAPSPDADPSGRAVKWVVGLIVVSLIWYLLADRFTPYTQQARVQAYVVPVAAEVSGRVTRVLVHNNQEVNAGDVLFEIDSEQYRISADRARADLESTRRQVGASTAGIDSALASLRAAIANEVKARQDSERLERLYREDEGTVSLRRLEVARATHEQAESQVAAARAEVERAREQQGGHDAENAQLRSAAAAVQKAELDLANARITARTGGVITDLRAEVGQFAAAGNPVMTLIAIGTVWISADMTENNLGHLRPDTPVAIALDALPGEVFEGRVRSIGYGVSAGQSTPPGGLPTVQNSRDWLRPAQRFPVIVEFDPNERARLHDIRVGGQAEVMAFPSQGNPLNPLGRVFLRVMSWVSYLY, from the coding sequence ATGAGCGACACGCCCGAGTCCTCCAAAGCCGCACCGGCACCGTCTCCCGACGCCGATCCGTCGGGGAGGGCGGTGAAGTGGGTCGTCGGCCTGATCGTCGTGAGCCTGATCTGGTATTTGCTCGCCGATCGCTTCACGCCCTACACGCAACAGGCGCGTGTGCAGGCCTATGTCGTCCCCGTCGCCGCGGAAGTATCGGGACGGGTGACGCGCGTCCTCGTGCACAACAACCAGGAGGTCAACGCGGGTGACGTGCTGTTCGAAATCGACAGCGAGCAATACCGTATTTCCGCCGATCGCGCACGGGCCGACCTCGAGTCCACGCGCCGACAGGTCGGCGCCAGCACGGCCGGCATCGATTCGGCGCTCGCGTCGCTGCGAGCGGCGATCGCAAACGAGGTCAAGGCGCGCCAGGACAGCGAGCGCCTGGAACGGCTGTACCGCGAAGACGAAGGCACGGTCTCGCTTCGACGTCTCGAGGTGGCCCGCGCGACGCACGAGCAGGCCGAAAGCCAGGTTGCCGCAGCGCGTGCCGAAGTGGAGCGTGCGCGTGAGCAGCAGGGCGGTCACGACGCGGAGAACGCGCAATTGCGCAGCGCGGCGGCTGCTGTCCAGAAGGCCGAACTCGATCTGGCCAACGCGCGTATTACGGCCCGCACAGGTGGCGTCATCACGGATCTTCGCGCCGAGGTCGGTCAGTTCGCGGCGGCAGGCAATCCGGTGATGACACTGATCGCAATCGGCACCGTGTGGATCAGCGCCGATATGACCGAGAACAACCTGGGCCACCTCCGGCCCGACACGCCCGTGGCTATTGCACTGGACGCACTGCCGGGCGAAGTCTTCGAAGGGCGCGTCCGCAGTATCGGTTATGGCGTGAGCGCGGGGCAGAGCACGCCACCCGGCGGTCTGCCTACCGTGCAGAACAGCCGCGACTGGTTGCGTCCCGCCCAGCGCTTTCCGGTCATCGTCGAGTTCGACCCGAATGAGCGCGCGCGTCTGCACGACATCCGCGTCGGCGGACAGGCCGAGGTGATGGCGTTTCCAAGTCAGGGCAATCCGCTCAATCCGCTGGGTCGCGTGTTTCTGCGCGTGATGAGCTGGGTCTCCTACCTCTACTGA
- a CDS encoding TolC family protein, whose amino-acid sequence MPLRTVLLIGSLSGLLNGCMRVGPDFHPQHEAWSEHWSSASIGQVTQQAAQPDARQWWQIFGDENLEHLIAQADANNGDLKIAGLRVIEARAQLGIALAGRYPQVQQVNADVLYAARKNSDGFNPRSGAYWQYGTGFSIGWELDFWGRFSRAIESADAAFFAAQANRDAALVLLHAQVADTYFTLRTAEARLRIARDNARLQKRSYDIAQKLFKSGETDELDFQQAKTQYLGTLSSIPELESQSILARHALSVLTGRPPGPLPELDVQPGKEGVIPLVDHAVLQDVPADLLLRRPDVRAAEYQMAAQSAQIGVAKADLYPSVSLVGSLVWSASSLTGSPNTLAVVAGPSVTWNVFDHGRIINNVRVQDVRLQQLTVAYQNTVREAAREADDAATALISALQRDTILNDAQGAARRSLTLANTIYREGYSDFQRVLDAQRALFAQQDAYIVNRSNAVGSLIALYKALGGGWYTEQPTVDAATRAQMQERTNWGDLLNEPGTPPAAAVPSSGPSSGPSSGPSQ is encoded by the coding sequence AGGCAGCGCAACCCGATGCGCGTCAGTGGTGGCAGATTTTCGGCGACGAGAACCTCGAGCATCTGATCGCGCAAGCCGATGCAAACAACGGCGATCTGAAGATTGCCGGCCTGCGCGTGATCGAGGCCCGCGCGCAGCTCGGTATCGCGCTGGCGGGACGCTATCCCCAGGTGCAGCAGGTCAACGCCGACGTGCTTTACGCGGCGCGCAAGAACTCGGATGGCTTCAACCCGCGCTCGGGTGCCTACTGGCAATACGGCACGGGCTTCAGCATCGGCTGGGAACTCGACTTCTGGGGGCGTTTCAGCCGCGCAATCGAGTCGGCCGACGCCGCGTTCTTTGCCGCGCAAGCCAACCGCGATGCCGCGTTGGTCCTGTTGCATGCGCAGGTTGCCGATACCTATTTCACGCTGCGCACGGCCGAGGCGCGTCTGCGCATCGCGCGGGACAACGCCCGCTTGCAGAAGCGCAGTTACGACATCGCGCAAAAGCTCTTCAAGAGCGGCGAGACGGATGAGCTCGACTTCCAGCAGGCCAAAACGCAGTATCTGGGCACGCTGAGCAGCATCCCCGAACTCGAGAGCCAGAGCATTCTCGCGCGTCATGCGCTGTCCGTACTGACGGGGCGACCGCCCGGGCCGCTGCCGGAACTCGACGTGCAGCCCGGCAAGGAAGGCGTGATCCCGCTCGTCGACCATGCCGTGCTGCAGGACGTGCCCGCCGATCTGCTATTGCGCCGCCCCGACGTTCGTGCTGCCGAGTATCAGATGGCCGCACAGTCGGCGCAGATCGGTGTGGCGAAAGCCGATCTGTACCCATCCGTGTCGCTGGTGGGCTCGCTCGTCTGGAGCGCGAGTTCGCTCACCGGCTCACCGAATACGCTGGCCGTGGTAGCCGGCCCGAGCGTCACGTGGAACGTGTTCGATCATGGCCGGATCATCAACAACGTGCGCGTGCAGGACGTCCGGCTGCAACAGTTGACGGTCGCCTATCAGAACACCGTGCGCGAAGCCGCGCGTGAAGCGGATGATGCCGCGACCGCGCTGATCTCCGCATTGCAGCGGGACACCATTCTGAACGACGCTCAAGGGGCCGCGCGGCGCTCGCTCACGCTCGCCAATACGATCTATCGCGAAGGGTATTCGGACTTTCAGCGCGTGCTCGATGCGCAGCGCGCGCTGTTCGCACAGCAGGACGCGTATATCGTCAACCGCAGCAATGCCGTGGGCAGTCTGATCGCGTTGTACAAGGCGCTCGGCGGGGGCTGGTACACGGAGCAGCCGACCGTCGACGCGGCGACCCGCGCGCAGATGCAGGAGCGCACCAACTGGGGCGATCTGCTGAACGAGCCGGGCACGCCGCCCGCTGCCGCCGTTCCGTCCTCAGGTCCGTCCTCAGGTCCGTCCTCAGGTCCGTCCCAATGA